From a single Cotesia glomerata isolate CgM1 linkage group LG6, MPM_Cglom_v2.3, whole genome shotgun sequence genomic region:
- the LOC123267204 gene encoding uncharacterized protein PF11_0213-like, with the protein MDTKSTRGGKEKNDKRVSSASEDSLNDFKTPPSTRASKLSDVKYSGFDSDNSPAVRSINSSFDNRPDENQPGPSNPKKPTKRPVSPPDDSLADFKSPKLGPKPTVKLLDKPINKTRSKKPNRKLNTNKKDSNQMSIESSFFKPTTSFPCPLCLKTFSDSTSQIAHSKTCASKNKVSTRKLLEAVALQERQAEERRAIGLPAQPFAQPRRKSTFRRSDFRSEDPNVQLALALSESLKEAQDLEELDAAIALTGEEILLSSSQRQNTLKNFGFLTNKQTVEVIERPKKKKLNSQTVLQTRTQETRQRLLAERIAEVIVDNSDTTWVNLEVQDELGEIKLISKVLKEILEPGRKLWNGSAGRKRGEFYYVKNLEGFIDPIDQNIDPGDDFFDKNKILELDFKEKISREFKNKKKDKKRFEEMENALESSKKILERSKSVLESAENCSFNSSEENLILNEKNSKEEIKNINSLNDEKNIEEISKKRKLIGENSHKTEEIKKDNEEEINKEDKKKIEEISKKNVENSLSNSWRKMLNSSDLSDVIILCEDKFIYGHSVVFWTRCQFLYRDLVKIDQVNIKNLGSIDQFKYQINWRDIDFFTALVFLEFIYCGYIEDLKVEFDKLNLMVEKYKYDELSEYLKNCTDYNYCNNCKNNESIDEEVANFLSPGNFKSNNTNLTMSPDIFDDEDSICDNFGKIETKKDLSIDLNFLNEEVDKKEEIIDKNSKTLRRSSTCPDIEKIQSFSEDLNNTLKKTRSDLSVFIEKIQRRNARDILADSDDDSLLPEKETKKINKFKKVDQSLTDRYKNIDLNSCNINLRRGSRFWAAKKSIEKPEKVVKKSALSIFEDDIREKVSKDQLKNYEIESDEEIKDLSNLTQSFESNDLNISMYSKYKLTHKENSIAYYRNLIKESESEEEILNFSQKVSEQGLKSPAPSVGSNRQEFLDLCSPAPSIGSNIETEKDAILEDDKNLEENVSSQKSLLDIEFNENDFEDDDFVDEIIEKSFSLQKSVEFKGYSRFLNSDEVIDVDEKVSEGFKSPAPFVGSNDELEKNPIFKDDLVVKIDDKNLEKSKKSLLDIEFNENDFEDDDFVDKIIEKSFCLQNSFEFKGYSQSLNSDKVIDVDEEVSEGFKSPAPSVGSNRQQFSGLCSPAPSFGSSIEIEKDAILEDDKNLEKSVSSQKSLLEFNKNNFDDDDFVDEIIEKSFCLQKSVEFKGYNQSFNSDKVIDVDEDDKSKDSFKNQSFSKEKMRRISTTNQIYLQELSRYDLYKPEGNIDEESVLDLTLSDEEKEEDKSCKRQRSEDLVIESDEEMFSVKKKKNSTSLSLSQDIASQGKTITSNLTNILKECGVISPTPKSPILISDDSRDSFEFSRAIFEGGAEGSFVTSTQAPSSSSNLRLRRSTTVSPVKKKRLLINKSKSDFSFNLKNNEEINKGEINKKILNKEEINNEKINEEEINKKINEEEICNYLKLNKENVIVSLNIEPKIDYSLLSTPELNRKLNLYGLKNQKRHRAVKLLTYIYESLNPLIPEEIVQKKSGFFDKQEEYKWRIDSLLRTDDEDDNNKVSGEEKNDCESLSSELPEEMDLGDDEYDQRDLKSVKETFGILLGEDDDLHRKVLTYESLPLETLHGMIKDRGVKCSVRVLMDYLNEECIGFYVEAPKKWSNGRRKPKKLK; encoded by the exons atggATACCAAAAG caCACGCGGCGGAAAGGAGAAGAATGATAAGAGAGTTTCGTCGGCTAGCGAGGATAGTTTGAATGATTTTAAGACTCCTCCGTCAACTAGGGCTTCCAAGTTGTCGGATGTTAAATACAGTGGGTTTGACAGCGATAATTCTCCGGCTGTAAGATCTATTAATTCTAGTTTTGATAATAGAccag ATGAAAACCAACCCGGACCATCAAACCCCAAAAAGCCAACCAAGAGACCAGTATCACCTCCAGACGACAGCTTAGCCGACTTCAAGTCTCCCAAATTAGGACCCAAACCTACCGTAAAACTCCTTGACAAGCCCATAAATAAAACAAGGTCCAAAAAACCAAACCGGAAGCTTAATACTAACAAAAAAGACTCTAATCAAATGTCAATAGAATCATCATTCTTCAAACCAACAACATCATTCCCCTGTCCCCTGTGTTTAAAAACTTTCTCAGACTCTACAAGCCAGATCGCTCATTCAAAAACCTGCGCctctaaaaataaagtatCAACACGAAAATTATTAGAAGCTGTAGCTTTACAAGAGCGTCAAGCTGAAGAGCGTCGCGCAATTGGCTTGCCAGCTCAACCTTTTGCGCAGCCTCGAAGAAAATCTACGTTCCGACGTTCAGATTTTCGCTCAGAAGATCCTAATGTTCAATTAGCACTCGCGTTGTCTGAGTCTCTTAAAGAAGCTCAGGATTTAGAAGAATTAGACGCTGCAATTGCTTTAACTGGcgaagaaattttattgagcTCCTCTCAGAGGCAAAATACGCTTAagaattttggatttttgacTAATAAGCAGACTGTTGAAGTAATAGAAAGAcctaaaaagaagaaattgaaCTCTCAGACTGTTCTTCAGACCCGGACGCAAGAAACTAGGCAGAGGTTGTTAGCTGAAAGGATTGCTGAGGTCATTGTTGATAATTCTGATACTACTTGGGTTAATTTGGAGGTTCAAGATGAGCTGGGAGAGATTAAATTGATCAGTAAGGTGTTGAAGGAAATTTTGGAGCCGGGAAGAAAACTTTGGAATGGTTCTGCTGGGAGAAAAAGAGGTGAGttttattatgttaaaaatttagaggGATTTATTGATCCAATAGATCAGAATATTGATCCAGgtgatgatttttttgataaaaataaaattttagagttagattttaaggaaaaaatttctagagagtttaaaaataagaaaaaagatAAGAAAAGGTTTGAAGAAATGGAAAATGCTCTTGAatcttcgaaaaaaattttggaacggtCAAAAAGTGTCTTAGAATCTGCTGAAAATTGTAGCTTTAATTCTtctgaagaaaatttaattttaaatgaaaaaaattctaaagaagaaataaaaaatataaattctttaaatgatgaaaaaaatattgaagaaatttcaaaaaagcGAAAATTAATTGGAGAAAATTCTCATAAaacagaagaaataaaaaaagacaat gaagaagaaataaataaagaagataaaaaaaagatcgaagaaatttcaaaaaaaaatgtagaaaaTTCTCTATCAAATAGTTggagaaaaatgttaaattcttcaGATTTAAGcgatgtaattattttatgtgaagataaatttatttacggTCATTCTGTTGTTTTTTGGACTCGTTGTCAATTTTTGTACCGCGATTTAGTCAAGATTGATcaagttaatataaaaaatctagGATCTATAGATCAATTTAAGTACCAGATAAATTGGAGAgacattgatttttttaccGCTTTAGTATTTCTAGAATTTATTTACTGTGGGTATATTGAAGATTTAAAAGTAGAATTTGATAAATTGAATTTGAtggttgaaaaatataaatatgatgAATTGAgcgagtatttaaaaaattgtacagATTATAActattgtaataattgtaagaATAATGAGAGTATTGATGAAGAAGTAGCGAATTTTTTGTCTCCGGGTAATTTTAAGAGTAATAATACGAATTTAACTATGTCTCCGGATATTTTTGATGATGAAGATTCAATCTGTGATAATTTTGGTAAAATAGAAACTAAAAAAGATTTAAGtattgatttgaattttttaaatgaagaagttgataaaaaagaagaaataattgataaaaattcaaaaactctAAGAAGATCATCAACTTGTCcagatattgaaaaaattcaaagtttttCTGAAGATTTGAACaacactttaaaaaaaacacgGAGTGATTTAAGcgtatttatagaaaaaattcaaagaagaAATGCTAGAGACATTTTAGCTGACAGTGATGATGATTCATTGCTTCCCGAgaaagaaactaaaaaaattaacaaatttaaaaaagtagatCAGTCTTTAACCGACAGGTACAAAAATATTGACCTAAACTCTTGTAATATTAATTTGCGGCGCGGAAGTCGATTTTGGGCTGCGAAGAAATCTATTGAAAAGCCTGAaaaagttgttaaaaaatcagCATTAAGTATTTTTGAAGATGATATTAGAGAAAAAGTTTCTAaagatcaattaaaaaattatgagattgAGAGcgatgaagaaattaaagatCTTTCTAATTTAACGCAGAGTTTTGAAAgtaatgatttaaatatttctatgTATTCTAAATATAAACTTACTCATAAGGAGAATAGTATCGCGTATTatagaaatttgataaaagaAAGCGAGTCTGAAGAAGAAATACTTAATTTTAGCCAAAAAGTCTCAGAACAAGGTCTTAAGAGCCCAGCGCCATCTGTTGGATCAAATAGACAAGAATTCTTAGATCTGTGCAGCCCAGCGCCATCCATTGGGTCAAATATTGAAACAGAAAAAGACGCCATCTTGgaagatgataaaaatttagaagaaaatGTTTCAAGTCAAAAATCTCTTCTTgatattgaatttaatgaaaatgattttgaagatgATGATTTTGTTgatgaaataattgaaaagtCTTTTAGTTTACAAAAATCTGTTGAATTTAAAGGTTATAGTCGGTTTTTAAACTCTGATGAAGTTATTGATGTAGATGAAAAAGTCTCAGAAGGTTTTAAGAGCCCAGCGCCATTTGTTGGATCAAATgatgaattagaaaaaaaccCCATCTTCAAAGATGATTTAGTGGTTaaaattgatgataaaaatttagaaaaaagtaaaaaatctcTTCTTGATATTGAGTTTAatgaaaatgattttgaagatgatgattttgttgataaaataatagaaaagtctttttgtttacaaaattcttttgaatttaaagGTTATAGTCAATCTTTGAATTCTGATAAGGTTATTGATGTAGATGAAGAAGTCTCAGAAGGTTTTAAGAGCCCAGCGCCATCTGTTGGTTCAAATAGACAACAATTCTCAGGTCTTTGTAGCCCAGCGCCATCTTTTGGTTCAAGTATTGAAATAGAAAAAGACGCCATCTTGgaagatgataaaaatttagaaaaaagtGTTTCAAGCCAAAAATCACttcttgaatttaataaaaataattttgacgaTGATGATTTTGTTGatgaaataatagaaaaatcttTTTGTTTACAAAAATCTGTTGAATTTAAAGGTTATAATCAATCCTTTAATTCTGATAAAGTTATTGATGTTGATGAAGATGATAAATCAAAagattcttttaaaaatcagaGTTTTAGCAAAGAAAAAATGAGAAGAATATCGACAACAAatcaaatatatttacaagAATTATCTAGGTACGATTTATACAAACCTGAAGGAAATATTGATGAAGAATCAGTTTTGGACCTAACCTTAAGTgatgaagaaaaagaagaagataAAAGTTGTAAGAGACAAAGGTCTGAAGACTTAGTTATTGAGTCGGACGAAGAAAtgttttcagtaaaaaaaaaaaaaaactcgactTCTCTAAGTCTAAGTCAAGACATAGCTTCACAGggaaaaacaataacttctaacctcacaaatattttaaaagaatgcGGAGTTATTTCTCCGACTCCTAAATCGCCTATTTTAATATCTGATGATTCTAGAGACTCATTTGAATTTTCGCGGGCTATTTTTGAAGGTGGCGCTGAAGGTAGTTTTGTAACTTCAACACAAGCGCCATCTAGTAGTTCTAATTTGAGGTTAAGAAGATCAACAACTGTTTCGCCGGTTAAGAAGAAAAGattgttgataaataaaagcaagagtgatttttcttttaatttaaaaaataatgaagaaattaataaaggagaaataaataaaaaaatattaaataaagaagaaataaacaatgaaaaaataaatgaagaagaaataaataaaaaaataaatgaagaagaaatatgtaattatttaaaattaaataaagaaaatgtaatagtatctttaaatattgaaCCAAAAATTGACTATAGTCTTCTTTCTACCCCAGAATTAAACCggaagttaaatttatatggTTTAAAAAACCAAAAGCGCCATCGTGCGGTCAAATTACTTACTTACATTTATGAGTCGCTTAATCCGTTAATTCCTGAAGaaattgtacaaaaaaaatcgggTTTTTTTGATAAGCAAGAAGAATATAAATGGAGAATTGACTCCCTTTTGCGGACGGATGATgaagatgataataataaagtttctggggaagaaaaaaatgattgtgaGTCTTTATCTTCGGAGCTTCCGGAAGAAATGGATCTTGGTGATGATGAATACGACCAGAGAGATCTTAAAAGTGTTAAGGAAACTTTTGGAATATTACTTGGGGAAGATGATGATCTTCATAGGAAAGTTTTGACGTATGAATCGCTTCCACTGGAAACTTTGCACGGTATGATTAAAGACCGAGGAGTTAAATGCAGTGTTAGGGTTTTGATGGATTACTTGAATGAAGAGTGCATAGGCTTTTATGTAGAAGCTCCCAAAAAGTGGTCGAATGGTCGAAgaaaacctaaaaaattaaaataa
- the LOC123267477 gene encoding kinesin-like protein Klp61F: MSEFSNRSKKDKNQHIQVFVRVRPSNQSESCGKSFTVIDVPSYKEVLVRERPQDKVTKKFTFDRVFGPKSKQLDVYTAVVNPFVAEVLAGYNCTVFAYGQTGTGKTYTMEGAGSDPAASWQTNSDAGIIPRALSNLFDDLRLGTQEYTVKVSFLELYNEELFDLLSSHEDASKLKLFEDSTKKGSVIIQGLEEVIVHNKDEVYKILQRGSEKRQTAATLMNASSSRSHTVFSITVHMKECSVEGEELIKTGKLNLVDLAGSENVGRSGAVDKRAREAGNINQSLLTLGRVITALVERGPHIPYRESKLTRLLQDSLGGRTKTSIIATISPSSLNLEETLSTLDYAHRAKNITNRPEINQKLTKATLIKEYTEEIERLKRDLLATRERNGVYLSSEDYDRLVANNTSQGKEIEEKIQFIKVLQEELESKSKLFEKVSYKLEKTCLKVKIIKQDRDEQKYLVDNLEKIKESLSNQAQTLLQVADTATDHTNRLHDKIARKNKVEDQNDQLCKSFVSRISESLKELITDVNKYSSEVIKESKDIKELIFEHSDGYKKNLEGFVEKKEKDLEKSEGNLKEFEEVMSFNAGNYKSLFENIVLSAREIDEEEKKKLINVSEHFANEIKRLVNNQIAENLASVEKDLQNKLRSLRQQLQVTVTDLYLTMNEKMNLVGNKLANLEEQLKIREDCNEVNKNKEEKFDELMKEMMANYLELRKGIRSDREKDSEVCKVWLGELEIVKKEVKEVCEKHEGLKSFVDSEVTNNVKGIQEVIGESVKVNCGIAKETINGGEKLAEKFKSLLSDASQIVSDYREKVEEKMIKAGELVEKDKNGLKEKVEGFKGVLKEDLEEDRGLIKEYKEEVLEMSREVGKSVEEVERKVEGQKEGLVGNVEKIEGSLKRFFEEEVKKDTPTGATPVKKDFEYPRKIVEMSPRERIVEKFRKWREEHPEEENEEEDDNEELDVTLASNLNETEVVPPTPVQRSRSFDKVKEIGTKLFTARSEQQINLELSDFQRSSLTSGENSSDEFICNNKENGKKRSGDKRISKQPKFVPRKYSKKVLTSHND, translated from the exons atgagTGAATTTTCGAACAGATCTAAGAAAGATAAAAATCAACATATTCAAGTGTTTGTGCGAGTGAG ACCGTCAAATCAAAGTGAATCATGTGGAAAATCTTTTACTGTTATCGATGTACCGAGTTACAAAGAAGTCCTGGTGCGAGAGCGACCACAGGACAAAGTTACCAAGAAATTTACATTTGATAGAGTTTTCGGACCAAAATCTAAAcag ctGGACGTCTATACAGCAGTAGTAAATCCTTTTGTAGCAGAAGTACTCGCTGGTTACAATTGTACCGTATTTGCTTATGGACAAACAGGTACAGGAAAAACATATACGATGGAAGGTGCCGGTAGTGATCCAGCAGCATCTTGGCAGacg aatTCAGATGCTGGAATAATACCACGAGCATTGAGTAATCTCTTCGATGACCTACGCCTTGGAACGCAGGAGTATACCGTAAAAGTATCTTTTCTCGAGCTGTACAATGAGGAATTATTTGATCTGCTGTCATCACACGAAGATGCTTCAAAactcaa attatttGAGGACTCAACAAAAAAAGGTTCAGTAATAATCCAAGGCCTTGAAGAAGTAATAGTCCACAATAAAGACGAAGTTTACAAAATCCTCCAACGCGGTTCCGAAAAGCGGCAAACCGCGGCGACTTTAATGAACGCTTCCTCCAGCCGTTCCCATACAGTATTTTCCATAACCGTGCACATGAAAGAATGCTCTGTAGAAGGCGAGGAGCTTATCAAAACCGGGAAATTAAACCTAGTAGACCTCGCTGGCTCTGAAAACGTAGGCCGTTCCGGCGCAGTAGACAAGCGAGCCCGCGAAGCTGGCAATATAAACCAATCCCTCCTAACTTTAGGTCGAGTTATAACCGCATTAGTAGAAAGAGGTCCCCATATTCCCTACCGAGAGTCCAAACTCACTCGTTTACTCCAAGACTCTCTCGGAGGAAGAACCAAAACTTCAATAATCGCGACTATATCTCCCTCATCTTTGAATCTAGAAGAAACTCTTTCCACTTTAGATTACGCGCATCGCGCTAAAAATATCACAAATCGTCCCGAGATTAATCAGAAACTCACTAAAGCtactttaataaaagaatACACGGAAGAAATCGAGCGATTGAAGCGCGACTTGCTTGCAACTCGCGAGCGCAATGgcgtttatttatcttctgAAGATTACGATCGTTTGGTAGCTAATAATACCTCCCAAGGGAAAGAAATTGAagagaaaattcaatttattaaagtccTTCAAGAAGAACTTGAAagtaaatcaaaattatttgaaaaagtcAGTTATAAGCTTGAAAAAACTTGCTTGAAAGTCAAAATTATAAAGCAGGATCGCGATGAgcagaaatatttagtagatAATCTAGAAAAGATTAAAGAAAGTTTGTCGAATCAAGCTCAGACACTTTTGCAAGTCGCTGACACTGCTACCGATCATACTAATCGCTTGCATGATAAAATAGCGAGGAAAAATAAAGTTGAGGATCAAAATGACCAGCTTTGCAAATCTTTTGTCTCCAGAATTAGCGAGTCGTTAAAAGAATTGATTACTGATGTTAACAAATACTCTTCTGAGGTTATAAAAGAGTCTAAAGATATCAAAGAATTGATTTTTGAGCACTCAGATGGTTATAAGAAAAATCTTGAAGGATTTGTGGAGAAAAAGGAGAAAGATTTGGAAAAATCTGAAGgaaatttgaaagaatttGAGGAAGTAATGAGTTTTAATGCTGGAAATTACAAAAgtttgtttgaaaatattgTATTAAGTGCTAGAGAAATTGATGAGGAGGAAAAAAAGAAGTTAATTAATGTTTCTGAACACTTTGCTAATGAGATAAAAAGATTGGTGAACAATCAGATTGCGGAAAATCTAGCTAGTGTTGAAAAAGATCTTCAGAATAAGTTGAGATCTTTGAGACAGCAATTGCAAGTTACTGTTACAGATTTGTACCTAActatgaatgaaaaaatgaatttggtTGGAAATAAGCTTGCTAATCTTGAAGAACAACTCAAGATTAGGGAAGATTGTAATGaggttaataaaaataaagaggaAAAGTTTGATGAACTGATGAAAGAAATGATGGCTAATTATTTGGAATTGAGAAAAGGGATTAGGAGCGATCGTGAGAAGGATTCTGAAGTTTGTAAAGTTTGGTTGGGAGAATTGGAGATTGTTAAGAAGGAGGTTAAGGAGGTTTGTGAGAAGCACGAAGGTTTGAAGAGTTTTGTAGACTCGGAGGTTACTAATAATGTTAAGGGGATTCAGGAGGTTATTGGGGAGAGTGTTAAGGTTAATTGTGGAATTGCGAAGGAGACTATTAATGGTGGAGAGAAATTAGCGGAGAAGTTTAAGAGTTTGTTGAGTGATGCCAGTCAGATTGTGAGTGATTATAGAGAAAAGGTTGAAGAGAAGATGATTAAGGCTGGAGAATTGGTTGAGAAGGATAAGAATGGGTTGAAGGAGAAGGTTGAAGGGTTTAAGGGAGTTTTGAAGGAGGATCTTGAGGAGGATCGTGGGTTGATTAAGGAATATAAAGAGGAAGTTTTGGAGATGAGTAGAGAGGTTGGAAAGAGTGTTGAGGAGGTTGAAAGGAAGGTTGAAGGGCAAAAGGAGGGTTTGGTAGGAAATGTGGAGAAGATTGAGGGAAGTTTGAAGCGCTTCTTTGAAGAGGAAGTGAAGAAGGATACTCCTACTGGAGCGACTCCGGTTAAGAAAGATTTTGAGTATCCGAGGAAGATTGTGGAGATGTCGCCCAGGGAGAGGATTGTGGAGAAGTTTAGGAAGTGGAGGGAAGAACATCCGGAGGAGGAGAATGAAGAGGAGGATGATAATGAGGAGCTGGATGTTACTTTAGCGAGTAATTTGAACGAAACTGAAGTGGTTCCGCCGACTCCGGTTCAAAGATCTAGATCTTTTGATAAGGTTAAGGAAATTGGGACGAAATTGTTTACTGCTAGGTCCGAGCAGCAGATTAATCTAGAGCTTTCGGATTTCCAGAGAAGTAGTTTGACCTCCGGAGAGAATTCTAGTGATGAGtttatatgtaataataagGAGAATGGGAAGAAGCGGAGTGGAGATAAGAGAATTTCTAAGCAGCCGAAGTTTGTTCCGAGGAAATATTCTAAGAAAGTTTTAACGAGccataatgattaa
- the LOC123267484 gene encoding phosphoglucomutase-2 has translation MEVKTGIKELDDKICEWLNFNKNPEAKNEVLELVSQGDVKLLSKLFLQRLEFGTAGLRGRMGPGYNQMNEVVIIQTGQGLMKYLKGSVDDLEEKGVIIGYDGRYNSKRFAELTAAIFISNKIRVYLYSKVCPTPYIPFGVQKYKCAAGIMITASHNPKDDNGYKVYWENGTQIISPHDKGISKYILQNLEPAEEAWITSGIYSSRLYKDPLDEVMSSYNKLIKDDTIYPEVNGSTSLIFTYTAMHGVGYEYMCEAFTAANFKKFVAVEEQKLPDPDFPTVKFPNPEEGKSALDLSIKTAEANESSVILANDPDADRLACAVKKDTEDWHVFTGNELGALLGWWMLHRYRVKFPDKNISDTYMMASTVSSKILASMAKKEGFKFEETLTGFKWMGNRTYELKKINKQVLFAFEEAIGFMCGDNVLDKDGISAGVRVAELAAYLETMGFTLLDKLNEIFTEYGRHINDNSYWICHEQEIIKKIFERLRNFEGKPNTYPSSISGGKYTIIGIRDLTTGYDNTQINNKAILPTSKSSQMITFTFANGLVCTLRTSGTEPKIKYYTELCASPEIQDLNVLNDILSEMVSSIVKEFLRPESNGLIARST, from the exons ATGGAAGTTAAAACCGGAATCAAGGAACTAGATGACAAAATATGTGAGTGGTTAAATTTTAACAAGAATCCAGAAGCTAAAAATGAAGTCCTGGAGCTTGTGTCTCAAGGAGATGTTAAATTActcagtaaattatttttacaacgaTTGGAGTTTGGTACTGCGGGACTTAGAGGTAGAATGGGCCCGGGGTACAATCAGATGAATGAAGTTGTGATTATTCAGACAGGCCAAGGGTTGATGAAGTACTTGAAAGGTTCTGTAGATGATTTAGAGGAAAAAGGAGTGATTATTGGATATGATGGACGCTACAACAGCAAAag gtTTGCTGAGCTTACCGCAGcgatatttatttctaataaaatccgAGTGTACTTGTACTCAAAGGTATGTCCAACGCCATACATACCCTTTGGAGTCCAGAAGTACAAATGCGCTGCGGGAATAATGATTACGGCTTCGCATAACCCGAAGGATGACAACGGGTACAAAGTCTATTGGGAGAACGGCACGCAAATAATTTCTCCTCATGATAAAGGAATTTCTAAGTACATTCTCCAGAATCTGGAGCCTGCTGAGGAAGCATGGATTACGAGTGGAATTTATTCCTCTCGACTGTACAAAGACCCGTTGGATGAGGTAATGTCTTCCTACAACAAATTGATCAAAGATGACACTATTTACCCGGAGGTTAATGGAAGtactagtttaatttttacttacacCGCCATGCACGGAGTCGGGTACGAATATATGTGTGAAGCGTTCACAGCTGCCAATtttaag aAATTTGTAGCAGTGGAAGAACAAAAATTACCCGATCCCGATTTTCCAACTGTTAAATTTCCAAATCCAGAGGAAGGAAAGAGTGCATTAGATTTAAGTATTAAGACTGCTGAGGCCAATGAGTCCAGTGTGATACTCGCCAATGATCCTGACGCTGATCGATTGGCTTGCGCTGTTAAAAAAGAcac tgaagATTGGCATGTATTTACCGGAAACGAACTAGGAGCTCTTCTAGGCTGGTGGATGTTACATCGATACCGTGTAAAATTCCCAGACAAAAATATATCCGACACATACATGATGGCTTCCACAGTTTCTAGTAAAATTCTTGCCTCTATGGCTAAAAAAGAAGGCTTTAAATTTGAGGAAACTTTGACGGGATTTAAATGGATGGGAAACAGAACttatgaattgaaaaaaattaacaagcaAGTGTTGTTTGCCTTCGAAGAGGCCATTGGATTCATGTGTGGCGATAATGTCCTAGATAAGGATGGAATTTCTGCTGGAGTTCGTGTTGCTGAGTTGGCTGCTTATCTTGAGACTATGGGATTCACTTTGTTGGATAAATTAAATGAGATTTTTACAGA atatggTAGACATATTAATGACAATTCTTATTGGATTTGTCATGAgcaagaaataattaaaaaaatttttgaacgtttgagaaattttgaggGCAAGCCTAACACT tatcCATCAAGTATCTCAGGAGGAAAATACACAATAATAGGAATCCGTGATTTAACAACTGGTTACGATAATACgcaaataaataacaaagcGATTTTACCTACGTCAAAGTCAAGTCAAATGATAACTTTTACATTTGCAAATGGGCTGGTGTGTACTCTAAGGACCAGCGGAACCGagccaaaaataaaatattacacGGAATTGTGCGCATCTCCAGAAATCCA AGACCTTAATGTACTGAATGATATCTTAAGTGAAATGGTATCGTCAATAGTGAAGGAGTTCTTGCGCCCGGAATCAAATGGATTGATAGCGCGTTCTActtaa
- the LOC123267499 gene encoding START domain-containing protein 10-like, translating to MEVGVVKIAEDRDFEKLKKLYDDNNDWKLDYNKPDLSVWTKHVPGISFKMIKIRTRFADVEPETLYDVLHDPEYRKVWDTHMIESKDIGFFNPNNDIGYYSMACISPLKNRDFVLQRSWLDTGREQLILNHSVFHKDHPPRKHFVRATSYLTGYVVRPSRNGDGVELGYVSHTDPHGKLPVWLVNKITQIFAPKMVKKLHKASIAYPEWKKANKPNHKPWHYPEQIMAPRIRVEDCVKSVEEKNMKNSYVDESHLKDQIAKDMMIMDSD from the exons ATGGAGGTGGGAGTTGTGAAAATAGCTGAGGATAGAGATTTTgaaaagcttaaaaaattgtatgatGATAACAATGACTGGAAGCTTGATTATAATAAGCCTGATTTGTCAGTGTGGACTAAGCATGTGCCAGGAATAAGCTTCAAGATGATTAAG ATAAGAACCAGATTCGCAGATGTTGAACCAGAAACACTGTATGACGTCCTGCATGATCCGGAGTATAGAAAAGTTTGGGACACGCATATGATCGAGTCTAAGGACATTGGGTTTTTTAATCCCAACAATGATATCGGTTATTATTCAA tGGCCTGTATATCTCCATTAAAAAATCGCGACTTTGTTCTGCAAAGATCATGGTTGGATACCGGAAGAGAGCAACTTATACTAAATCATTCAGTATTCCACAAGGATCATCCACCGAGAAAGCATTTCGTTCGAGCTACCTCTTATTTAACAG GATACGTTGTAAGACCATCGCGCAATGGAGATGGTGTAGAATTAGGATATGTTTCTCACACAGATCCCCATGGTAAATTGCCCGTATGGCTTGTAAATAAAATCACTCAGATATTTGCACCCaag atggttaaaaaattacacaaagcATCAATAGCATATCCTGAATGGAAGAAGGCGAACAAGCCTAACCACAAACCCTGGCATTATCCTGAACAAATAATGGCGCCCAGAATACGCGTTGAAGAt tgcgTAAAATctgttgaagaaaaaaatatgaaaaatagttACGTTGATGAGTCGCATTTGAAAGATCAAATAGCCAAAGATATGATGATTATGGAcagtgattaa